The sequence below is a genomic window from Bactrocera neohumeralis isolate Rockhampton chromosome 4, APGP_CSIRO_Bneo_wtdbg2-racon-allhic-juicebox.fasta_v2, whole genome shotgun sequence.
TTGTCGTGTGAACCTTACGctaacttaataaaatataataagctAGCTTAAGTAGACTACTTCAATTATCCGAAGAACATTCTACATCACACCCTTTACTGACtaaatttaaacaacaaaacttGCTAATTCTATTAAATCTCCTCTTTGATATGAACTCCTTTTTAAGCCTTaatataaatttagtaaatataataTCGTATTTAATAACTTATTTTCTCATTAACTTTAAAAACAACTCGTTTCGCAACACAGACTTGATATGTGCAGACGTACAACAGCTTATGGCGAATGTAATCGTGGTACAGCAGGTAAATGTcaatttgacgcaaaaaaacgaAGTGTACATAAAGAAAAAGAGGAGTTTGAAGCGCAATAAAAAGCAGAAAACTTTacgttataaaataaaacagaaacacAAATGTCATTTAAGCATTCGTCACATCAAATCATTCAAACTGTGTGTAATATTTCTCGTTGACTCGAATCTCAAGCACGTTTACTCTTCAACTATTCTTTACTCTCGCCTTAAAACAGAGCACGTGATATTCTTTGAAAActtgtatttgtaaaataaacaaaaattatatttccttttaCTAAACGTGTAAATATGTCGAAAGTGATTAAGCGCATTTCACACGCTTGCAGCGCTTAATGTCAAAGATGCGCGCAGCTGATACCCACTGCTGACAGTACTGTGATATTTTCTTTCCTACAgtcaaagtttattttaaatctttttgaaCTCTGCTATCTTATAAGTATTACTTTATGCTTTAAATGTTTTACCATATTTTATctaaagttatatttattattattttttttaatattctgttTATACACCTTTTTCTAACCAATAGTATGTATTGTATTTTCGATTATAGCAAGTCATTCAATTTAAGTCATAaatagtataataatatattttttggcatttagttCCTCAGAagattttttcacaaacaattaacgtttaaaatttccaataaaTCCTTATACTATTCCGTtattacggggcatctcgacaggcaaaaGTTGATGGCATAATAACTATTGCCATTGTCTATTCTAAATCTGTATGTGGACATTTGCTATCATAGcataatcatttgcgaaatggcGTCAAGAAGGCAAGTACGAgcacttaaaaatttgaaaaggcttTATGAAATAcgtaaagaaacaaaaaaagaagaccAAAATACTGGCTAAATCCATTTCTGGAATTTAGAGGTCTTCATGATTTGGAAACACATCaccttaaatatattttatgggaGGAAGAACaggattttaacaatttttttcagatttttgtcGCCCTCATAATTACAATAGGGTCGAGAAACGACATTTCCTTATAGTAGTATAAATTGGTTCATATACCACATCAGCCGACATTCCAGACTTTCTGCACCCATCCACCATTTGCTCCTCTAGGACATGTGGCTTCcgtagatttttaattttttgtttttttaattgctcTAATATCTTTCGCACACTCCTTCGAAATTTGCGTCCATGAATTAAGAAGAATtcttataattaatattaattaaattaatattaattaaattaatataataattataattttataatttagcaCAACCGTCTTAACACTCGGgctactaaatttaaaataaccgAAATAAAACTGCCGTcggtgtatatgtaaatgtactgTGTTgaatcttcgaaattttcataggaATGAAAACTGAACTGTCACacaataaaaaacatacaaaGTTGTATGCCATATATTGCATTCCATATTGCTTATGGAGTCTATACGTACACCTGTACAGTTAGTATACCATAAATTTTTGCTTGTCGAGATGCCTCGTAAGGAAGTCGATCAATATAAACAAtcgataaacatatttaagctgTGTACACAATGTTTCGTTGTCACATAcaaatactatgttcggaccgacattgaaaacattttgaaaatacatttgtatgttgtggaatctaagtcgttcggacctacaatgtgtgttttcgatgagttttcactgacaactatcatagcggcattctctagctcttgcaagattgcacgatgacacaaaatgcaaaaatcctataccgaaatatgcaaggccaagagagcacccattgccgaatctagtgatatatgacggcacgaaaataaaggtgggttttggtctgacatatttatagccattgcaaataattttctgcgtgcgtttgttgttgtgccgttgcaccaagaggaaaattctgtaatttctgcaccgtgcaaggttttgcaagagcaagagaatccccctaatatgagaatatcaagcgacagctgtttttgtatatggaatgtaaacaaatatcaagtgacaatttagggtcGGCAAAATAtatcttccaaaaacatcgattaaactagagcaggcaccgattataatgtgtggaatgtaagttttcaagtagttttcagcgaaaactgtgctttcgtttgacagattttacatggacggaaacacaagttttcgtgcgaaaaccggtttttccacgaaaacatgttttcgttgtcggtccgaacatagtaaaAGTTAGATTATAACAACAAGTTAGAAATGtaatgccaaatttttttagtatagtTTCTTGTCAGCCAATTTTTTCAAgactttttataagaaaaagattttcaaactctCAGTAATAGAAGTGATAGCATAATACTACTTTTGTTATAGTCACAAGCTCAAAACAGTAGGAATCCACTTGCGAATCcaggaaattattttaaaggaCCAACTTGAAATGTGTAATTAAAGCAATAAGAAAATATGAATGAGacttaattgcaaaaaaattccaaattgtCACTGCAATGCCGAAAAGTAGATTATAAGGAGCAAAAGAAAACCAATTTCCAGTGATACTTTTACCAGCGATATGGGTAAATTgtattgtttactttttaatgCAGAGAGCTTAAAGAGAAAGAACaagaaatgaaagcaaaaacacaATTGCGTATCTactttaaattaagtaaaataagaaatttttagaTAACGATTTTTGAATGTAGTTTGTAAACTTCGAAGTTCATTCGTAAAATTCGAAGATAGTTTGTAAAATTCTAACATAGCTCGAAAAGTTGTTTTTGATGTTAGttacttataaatataaattttccaaaataattatataaaaataaagactaACCCGCATTTTCTGCTACTTTAGAAAAGTTGCATGGTGAGGTTATGTTATTaaagaatatgtatataatactttttcacataaaaataataaaaactcgTCAGACATTTTGCACTGATCTTATCACAAAAATTCACAGCTTATTTTACAACACAtttgcttttggaaaaaaaagagTATTAATTGATTGCTGATCGGTGTTCATACTCATATTTTATGTCATAATTGCGTCACGCCTCAAATACATCAACTACCTTGTCACACAAGCACACGCACATACGAGCACAGAAATTTTGATTGGATTACCAGCTTTTTTTAAGCGAAATATTGCAATAAATGCTAGCTGCTGGCATTAAgcaattttagcaatttttttcacttacttGTTTACACATATTTCGCAGCACAAAgctatttctaataaaaaaaactggtaatttttaatctaattttttattattttttaagtcatgGTTTCGGTTTAATTTTTGAGTAAATTGTCAACTTCCTACTGCTTGCTTAGATAACTAtgcgcacacaaacatacatattcttGTACTAATTGCTAAGTTTTTTCTTACACTTTTTTTGTCTTCAATCAATGTATGGTGTTTGCATTGCAAAAAttgtgttgtatttgttataaaaacgcATACGAAAAGGTTTTGCATATGTTGGCGGTGCCTGCGTTGTGAACAAGCGTTTGGAAAAAGTCAACAGTGTTGCCATCATTGAGGATACCGGCGGTTTCAGCGGAATTATTGTGGCTGCCCATGAAGTTGGACACTTGTAAGTACTAAGAAATCCATATagattgcaaaaaattaaataatatatatatatttttttaaatatacatatattaagaaaaaactttaacttcgatTGCATCGATAAACTTTTGATAAGCAATATATTGCAAATGTAGCGTTGCCTTGCTGTTTCCTCACTTGTAAAATGAAACAGTTTTCGATACaggaacttaattttgatcggtcagtttctaTGACAGTTATAAGCAAAAGTGGTCTGATATcagcggttctgacaaatgtaGAGCTTCTTGGTAAGAAAAGGACGTGGGCAAAATCAATTTGATATCTCAAAAGAATGACAGACGGACTTGGATCGGTCGATTTAGCTCATCACgtgtatatagatacatattttataggataTCCGTGAAActtaataggggtattctcttgctcttgcaagattgcagattgcaaaaatcctataccgaaatatacaagggcacgaaagcacccattgcagaatctgcTGATATATGAACAGCTGATttggtcaatttattgtaaatgactattgtgcatggctATTATGAATTGGCGCAcattctgcattcattcttaacaaaaaaactataacaaatctttataatttaaatagaaattatagaatctatttaaaatttaccttcctcaacaatttaacatcaaaatatgtatttaagtaaaatgacagctaaaacagggttgcaattatgtttttgcgtgacattgcacgcaaatatacataggttttggtctgacatattttacagccattgcaaataattctctgcgtgtgtttgttgttgtgccggtgcaccaagaggaaatatatgcaattcttgcaccgtgcaagggttttgcaagagcaagagaatacccctaatatatttggaaaataaaatatcagaacATTATCTTCACACTCTTGTAAGCGTCACTCATAAAGAAAGCACTGATTAGTTTGAACCGATAAGAAACGATAAGCAGCTATTATCGATAACTCACCAACATAAAGTGTACTCACATCACAGCACAGAGTGTTTCGTaaagtgcaattttttattgactacaacactttttcttaaaaaaagcaacaacaatgcaaacatgctaaaaacacgaaaaaacacTTGACAACGTTTCTAGCCGATTGCCTAGCCCAACTATTACAGCGATTTCCGCTGTCACCATTGACATATGCGCATTAACATGCAGACAAACTCGTTTGCATTTCCTTCGTCAGCCAATAGTGCAAGAAATAAGTAACACACTTGAATATGGTATTTTGCAAAAACTAacgttgaaaacaaaaacacaaattataaCTGTAAACTATACGCTTTTTGCCCACACATTTCTGACATGCTattccatacacacacacaggctCGGCGCCGTTCACGACGGCTCACCACCACCCAGCTACCTCGGCGGTCCGGGTGCACAGCGCTGCCGCTGGGAGGACGGCTACATAATGTCCGATTTGCGACACACCGAGCGCGGTTTCCGGTGGTCACCATGCACCATACAGAGTTTCCATCACTTCTTGAAGTGAGTAGCGCCAACAAAAACgtactttttattgttaaatataacttctttattaattatttatagcgGCGACACCGCCACCTGCTTGCACAATGCACCGCATGAAGACAGCGCGCTGGGACGCGCATTGCCCGGCACACTGCTCTCGCTGGACGCGCAGTGTCGTCGCGATCGCGGCACGTACGCTTGCTTCAAGGATGAGCGCGTGTGCGCGCAACTATTCTGTTTCGATGCGCAGACGGGCTACTGTGTGGCATATCGGCCGGCCGCGGAGGGTTCCACATGTGGCAGCGGGCTGGTGAGTAATTGtagtgttaaatattttatattttggagaGTTTACTGAGAGTAATATAATTTTGCaaatgcattaaaataaaagcatttaaaaaaatttaatgctcaaaaaatattattatgaaaaattttaattaaaaaaaattcactctCCACGCTAGACGTGTCTGGACGGTCGGTGTACGCCAGCTACTTCAAATGTCATACCAGCTTACCGTTCTTACAAGTAAGTACACGCTTTTTCAATCGCCAAATCTTATATACATAGGTGTTTatagttcaaaattttatttttttattcaattcaaaTATCTCCGAATGTCAAGTTTTTAgtagtaaatttttatagttttgtagttttttacttttagtttggttaaacaattttaatttactatATAACGGTATCGGTCATTGTTACTAGTATGGTGACTTTTACAGTTATAACTGTTTACAATAACGTTACTCGTTGGCTTTAAATAAgaagcaattttttaaacaataatttacaGTTAACTGGtcttttgtttaacattttttggttcAAATTTGTaatgcataattttttgttgtacaaaaacaaatttattgccTATACATGAAAGTTTTTGGTTAGCAAAATTCTTAGCgtagaatatattttatacaaaatgtacatatatactttagtGAACActatatttacactttttaccTACACATATAAACACTTACACTAAAACACAgttgattttattttcgaatttgtaaatttttgtatatatgtacatgttcaatgtaaatagtttgaaaattacaacaaaataatccaacaaaatttttacatacccaaaaccacaacaacaatcgcAACAAACAACTgcttaacaacaacacaaaaaattgcAACACTGTCACACCAcgaaatcaacaaaaacaaaaccaacccAAAAAACAATCGATAACATAACAACACCGCTAACACaaaactgaaatgaaaaaaattaaacacaaaacaacaacaatacagtGACAACAACAGTGGCACCGAAAATACTGATACTAGTAGCGAAGAAGAAGATGAGGGGGAGAATGTAAGTAGCGAAGAAGAGCAGGATCTACCGAACGTCTTGGCTAAGAGTACACCTACGACCCAGCAACGTTTCGGTAATACGGTGGAGAAGACGTCACGCGAAGTCGACGACACTTCCGATCCCAAAcgtattacaacaaaaacgataacCACCAGCAATACACATACACCGACACAAACGGACTCACGCACCACGATCACCTTGGAGACACACTCACGAcaccaacacaacaacaatcagCAACGGCAAGTGCAACAGGGTACTTTAGAATTTTTAGCCAGGTTTTTAGCACAGAATCCACAATGGCAACAGCTTTTGGGACAAGCGGCGCAGGTAAACGCGCTAACCGGCGCCGCCACGAATGCCGCCGATGTGGCAACCATAGAGACTGCCGCAAAGGCGAAAGTGGCAGACAAAGTGGCATCCGCTCATATGCCACAAACAAAGTTGCCGCAGGGCGCAGTCGTTGTGCAAACGAGCGTGACCAGCAGTACGAGCAGTAGTAGTGGCGTTAGTAGCACAAATAGTAGTAGTTCAGGTAGTAATAATAGTAGTAATAGTAACAGTGACAATCAAACAGTTGTTGAGGATACTGGCGCGTTGCAAGTTGCTGAGTATATTGACCTtaataaaagcgaaaaacaGCCTATACTGAGCGTAGTGGACGAAAATAATGCCAAAGCAAAAACTATGCTAACACAAAGCAAATCAGAACCCGAAATCCAACCACAACCACACCAACACACAACCAGATTGGCAAAATTAACACAAATTCAACAGCGCAAACCAACCACCacaaccacagcaacaacaccaccaACCGCACAACCTAACCTCTTCCAAATTTACACGCATGAATTACGCAAACAGTTACAATATTATTTAGGTTTCCTGCGAGCGCACACTGGCGACAACGTCAGCGCTGGCgatagtagtagtagtattttGAGTAATAGCAAACGTACAGCAACAGTAAAGCAAACCGTTACAACCAACACAACTAATTCAAATTATAGCAATACGGGGAGTGCGGCCGCGAAATTACAGCAACAGTCGGCGTTGctgaacaacaacaatcgcaACAATGCGGACGACATCGATGACAACGAGGACAATGTGAATGACAGCAATGTGGACGCGGATGATGACGCGAGCAATGAGGCAATAGATGACAAGCAACAGAAACGTAAGTTCAATACAGCAACAACCATAAACGTgagtgcacaacaacaacaaaacacacaacCAGCGCCGCCACCGTCAGCACCGactcgcagcagcagcaatggcGGCAGTAAcggcaataataacaataacaataaagcgCTGCAAAGGCCGGCAACATTTCTTGACGCCTATTTGAAgaaactgcaagcgcttaatgCGCCAACGGACACAACGGCCACACTGACGGCCACCACCACGAGCACCACAATGTCGACATCGAGTGTGGTGGGCAGTGGCGTCGTCGGCAAAGCAGTACCAGCTGCCGATACGCCCGAGAACGAACCGGTGAAGCGTGCGCCGGCGGAAACGTTCGGCAGTCACTTTCTCAAACGTACGCAAAATTTATCGAATAGTAAAAGTAGTAGTGTGGGAGGTAGTAGTGGTGTTGATGGTAGTGTTGGTAATAGTAGCGATAGCAACATTTACATTAATCATGgtaacagctacaacaacaacaattcaaatAGAAATCACAAAAAACTTACACGCATTTCGAGTCACAATGCTGCTGCAAACAGTCGTACGTCATATGATGATGCACACGAGCAAGTGCACGAACATGTTGTGAGCGATGTGGCAACACACATCGcgacaacaacacaacaaccagcatatgttacaaattatttaggtgataatacaaataatttgccAAGCTTGCTGGAACAGCAACAGCAAGCACAACAGTCATcctcaacaaaaacaacaacaacatccgcacaagaacaacaaaatcaacaaacaTCACAACAAAAAGCACATAAAATCAGAACACAAAAACTAATACGTCGTCAATTGTTGCGTACGCAAATTAAATGAAGACAATACGTAAAGTTTGTGCGTAAGTGACGCCAGCGTTTACATTTGTTCTGCTATAGCACCATATTTAGTTTGtaattctatttatatatttagcaTTTAAAGCGCCAAGAGGATTACATTACTTTCTCACTTCATGTGCGCAATACCGTTGCGTTCAGCaatcacgcacacacactaCTGTACGCCACTACACACAGCGTTAGAAAAAACGCAGAGTTACCAACTTGTCATTCTGACAAGcagctatttttttttcaaattatttgtcagttagcagaaaaaataatatttagtacGCGAAACGCCACGCCAAATGTACCGGTTATTCTGCTTGCTTAGCGCTATAGCCGCCCAAGCGATTTTCACATAATCAACTACGCTCACATAAAACGCAAACACAGCGCACACGCTTCTCTTCCTCAGAAGCATTACAAATAACTACACGGTTACTATCGACTTTCGTTGCCAATCTACAAAAATGCGGTAAGCAAACTTAATACAagatttcaatataattttggaTACGGCATGCATTACCTTGGGAGAGTTTAGTAATCATTAATAAAATGCAACGGTATATAATATACAGTTAACGGAAGCTTGGAGTATGCTTTATATAAACATGTGAAAAAAGCACAACTAACCGTTATTAGGCACGGCCTggtaatgaattttattttaaaagcattACGCATGGAATTAGgtacttaaaattatataattgctGCATGAATTAATACTTAGGCGGCCATAAGGTGTAGCGCAAATTCGCCGCGGTGCAACATTTTGACGCCCATTTCTCGGATAAGCGAAAATGAAGTGGCAACATAACCCCATCTgcacattaattttaaatatagcgTATTTGCCTGCGCAGAATTAGCTTTACTCACTTTGTAGGTGGATATTAAGTACTGCTTCTCCGtgcgcaaaaaaaaataatttgcttcATCATTGAACAATTGGTGCTAATTTATTAAAGTCAGAGCGCATAAGCCACCATTTGCTTGGTATATGGTAGAGCAGTATGCGTATGCTACgttttaacacatttttgcCGTTAACTGCGTAATAAATTGAACTGGCATCCTTTAATGTCATCGttaacaaaaaacatatttaaaaaatgcaaaatattgtaaaatttgcaTATGTTGGTCATATGTGCTTTACAAGTAATCCGCTAGAACACAGTCATAGTTAAAATATACTGCATAAGGCACTCATTtatacacacaaacaatgcaaaatGTGATCATATCACTTGTGAAATGTTTGCATGCATTCACCACACATACATAGTTTCATTGACTTGTTAATATTAATACTTCATCTTCTTAACTTATTGGTTGCTATTCATACTCTTTATCTTCCTTTTCATGCACATTTTTCcgttaattttgagaaaaagtaAAATCTAAACAGCAATCGGATTTAAACTCAAGTGAAGTTCACTTcaacatttacaaataaagTGTCCGTGGCACATTCTCAAATCGCTGAAGAATCTCCACAGCATATTGCAATGCAGAAAATACACTTTACACACATATTAGCTTTCCCAAATAATACAAAAGCAACTATTTAGTTGTATACAGACAATTTGTACTTGTTTTCACAATATTATCACTAATAGCTGCTCCACTACTGCCTATGGCAAGTTCCATTACCTAAAATTCCGCAAACACTCTTAGACTTATTTAAAGTATTATCTCATCATAGGCAATGTAGCGGCATTTGTTAGTACACAGTTTTtacaatatttgaagaaatttaaaagcattttatCACAAGAATTTTGCAAACAATTACAGTTACGcgaactttcttttttttaacgaaTTGGCGCACTTTATTTCAACTTATATTCTCTACACTATTCTTCTTCTATGCTCATCCAATCAACCGGTATGAAGTACAGGGTcacacaaatgaaaaattataacaaaaaatgtttgtactCACATTCGCATTCACACAGAAACAATGGAActcataaaaacaacaaaaacactgtcCACTATTTTCACCAACACCAAGAACACAATCATATGCAACACTGCAACACTTAATACAGTACACATGTAGCATTAGCTAATCagtcatacatatattgcattaCTAAAACAAGACAAATAAAAAGGATTAAATGGTGTCTAAGCATTAAAGAACATCAGTAGAACAtataaagagtataaaaacccaTATAATTTCACAAACGCATAAATTTATGAGaaaccacatacatacaaaggcatttattatgcatattaaaaatgcataaattcaatttaaaatttggatATGGATGTTTAGACAAAAACTTATGCAAAGTTATAGCAACAGCAGCAGGTTTCTGGAATACTTAGCATGTagtacatataatttaatttagtttaactGGATGTATTGGATaactacctacatacatataaacgcaTTGCGTAATACAGCTGGAACGTGGAATATGGTTATAAATTACAACGTTAAGGAGAAGTATAAAATAAACACCATCAACCTTATACTATTATGGATATTTGAAATGcattgaaacaaatttaaactttcgcatattatattataaaatatataagaatactcaaaatttaaactcgtcaactaaaaaaatacacatacaaacattttaatttgcatttgaaatgtaaattaaattaaaaactaaaaccaGCATCATCTTGAActacgaaattttgcatgacAGTGGCGGCAAATACACATCACTcatcataaaatcaaaaaatttaataaataaatatattttagatataaaaaacttaacaaattacaccaaaaataaacaattctggctTCATTAGTAACAACATACTTGCATTTCTTTATATGCATACCGATTAATTCATATTTAgggttacagttttttttatttattttagtttttattttgttacttatttttgttattttcttcgtacatacatatatttattatttgcgtaattattttaaaatacattacACATTTCACATTTACTGACTACTTTCGATTTCTTTTCATTCATACCACCCTTTATTATGTACGTTTACTAATTGTTACCGTTTCCTTTTTTATGTGCGCTGTATAGTGGTTAACTGGAAGGCGTTTCCTTTTTGAAGAGAATAATTCCGTTGCTGACTGAGTGAAGGCGCCGCCATacgtttttcatataaataacgTTTTCTATTTTGATTTGACGTCCCATAAATATGATCGGAAGTatataatgcaaaaacaaatgtgGCAGCAATTGACGATGACAGCAGCGGTAACATGAACGAGCATCTCAACACAACCACAACAATTAACAGCCGTATATTATGTCGATATAAACACATATTTAGTAAAAGATTTACGTACTAGTATATTTAAATTAGGCAGCTTGCAAAAGACACATCAttgccattttaaattttttcaaacaaatattaacatacacatttacatttctaaacaaataGTTGAAATTAATGCATGAATTTAGTTGAAGCAGTTAAAACTGAATATTAATCAAATAAAACGCATGAAATCATACAGCgccacgcatacatacatacgcaattACATAAACGGTTTCATTTAAACCAGCACATATCCCTATGCTacccaaaatatttacttaagtaTGTAGTTATGTACAACACAACATACATGTATGCGTCGTAAAAATACAAGAAGCATCGATCACACATAACCACACTTGAGAACAtccatatttaaatatttcatacgTACTTTAAAAAGAAACATAGTTAGAATTTATTGATTTGTTTTaggttttaattattatatatatgtaaattaaagaataattatatttaatttaattgtattttttaaataaattttatgttcttttttgttaaaagctgtaaaatgcatttgtgcattagaatgaataaatgtagatacatacatatatattgaaaaaaaagaagttaTTATATATGTGAATAAATGGTTTTGCGCGAATTCTAATAActcatattttgtaaaattcattatataatGTTAGTTTCAAACAGACGAAAGAAATACACGCATAGAATGTTCGCattcaagaaaaaaacaataataactaaATTTCATTAGTAGCTACGAcctataacatacatacatacatacaattcattgacatattgtttaaatataaatgtttattgtGTTGTAGACACATGATAAAGAAATACACTATGTGAATATTTTACCATAAGTCTAATAATTGTATGAATATGTCATTTGACATTTTAGGTAAGAAGGCGAATAAAGGATATACATGTTTCACACATATATATAGCtaaatacattaattaaaaaatatacttatagttaaatgcgaaagaatgtgaaaaccattaatttagagtttgtaaaaatttaaaaattgttgaaaataaaatttgcttattgatacatatgtgtattatttttgtaaaataacatttttcattattgttatGCGTAAGAGTATACGAACTCGTAAGTATTGAAGATATAATCTATTATCACAGCTGTAAAACTATAAAGTTCGCAAAAATCCGCAAAAACTTTGTTAATTGGCCGCTTTGTAGGTACGAGGAGAGAGTTTAATAGTAGGGTTGTTACAAAGCCCCTAACACAAGattattgtagttgtttttaCTATGGCAGAAATATTCACCAAATCAATTTGGAGATTGCGGCGAGGTAACTATTCTAAACATGTTAAAAGCATTATGAATATTTAAactctttatatatgtatgtacatacatatgcatatatatattcacaaatTTCATATTCAGTTATTCCATCGCCTTTTTGATAT
It includes:
- the LOC126757634 gene encoding uncharacterized protein LOC126757634 isoform X1, whose product is MSHNIRILLAIIASIVTICSSLPDYHKQMSPTQLQSVFHVDDVNAVPHYEVVQLLHNSFDDGLAALPEHYRRRRRRSINSVDGAARPTIKEPHHVKKDLSKNPYYSELKAAANTPGAGGVNSLQQAANGKFAGDLRELKEHKVSFNAFGENLNLTLKRTDSLFKGGSPNTLRMWTVRDEANATHGLDLQEVFDVDAQSSDQIGEVYQDEANMAAILMRRHLETGDLVMEGSIGHEMVIKPLPHDLSPNPDAAHHIVYKREAQPLEHLSDFAFMEPDDLATSEKLERLQQHRQRRAAPAEDDDEAALEEVDGELESAEARFTRNRRQLPYIIYPEVLVIIDYDGYRLHGGDNLQVKRYFVSFWNGVDLRYRLLKGPRIRISIAGIIISRGRDATPYLERNRVGRDAIDSAAALTDMGKYLFRERRLPVYDIAVAITKYDMCRRRKGGRCTKGTAGFAYVGGACVVNKRLEKVNSVAIIEDTGGFSGIIVAAHEVGHLLGAVHDGSPPPSYLGGPGAQRCRWEDGYIMSDLRHTERGFRWSPCTIQSFHHFLNGDTATCLHNAPHEDSALGRALPGTLLSLDAQCRRDRGTYACFKDERVCAQLFCFDAQTGYCVAYRPAAEGSTCGSGLTCLDGRCTPATSNVIPAYRSYNDNNSGTENTDTSSEEEDEGENVSSEEEQDLPNVLAKSTPTTQQRFGNTVEKTSREVDDTSDPKRITTKTITTSNTHTPTQTDSRTTITLETHSRHQHNNNQQRQVQQGTLEFLARFLAQNPQWQQLLGQAAQVNALTGAATNAADVATIETAAKAKVADKVASAHMPQTKLPQGAVVVQTSVTSSTSSSSGVSSTNSSSSGSNNSSNSNSDNQTVVEDTGALQVAEYIDLNKSEKQPILSVVDENNAKAKTMLTQSKSEPEIQPQPHQHTTRLAKLTQIQQRKPTTTTTATTPPTAQPNLFQIYTHELRKQLQYYLGFLRAHTGDNVSAGDSSSSILSNSKRTATVKQTVTTNTTNSNYSNTGSAAAKLQQQSALLNNNNRNNADDIDDNEDNVNDSNVDADDDASNEAIDDKQQKRKFNTATTINVSAQQQQNTQPAPPPSAPTRSSSNGGSNGNNNNNNKALQRPATFLDAYLKKLQALNAPTDTTATLTATTTSTTMSTSSVVGSGVVGKAVPAADTPENEPVKRAPAETFGSHFLKRTQNLSNSKSSSVGGSSGVDGSVGNSSDSNIYINHGNSYNNNNSNRNHKKLTRISSHNAAANSRTSYDDAHEQVHEHVVSDVATHIATTTQQPAYVTNYLGDNTNNLPSLLEQQQQAQQSSSTKTTTTSAQEQQNQQTSQQKAHKIRTQKLIRRQLLRTQIK